Below is a genomic region from Streptomyces ferrugineus.
TGGTGGACGCGCATGCCGAGGGCGAATCCGGCAAGGTCGTCGTCGGCGGGGTCGGGAAAGTCCCGGGCCAGAGCCTCTTCGAGAAGATGCGCTACTTCGAGGAGCACCACGACCAGCTGCGCAAGCTGCTGCTCCAGGAGCCGCGCGGCGCGATGTGGCACAACGCCAACATCGTCCTGCCGTCCAACGACCCGCGGGCCGACATGGGGTACGTCATCCTGGAGTCGACGGAGTATCCGGTGATGTCCGGCTCGAACACCATGTGCGTGGCCACGGTGTTGCTGGAGACCGGCATGCTCCCGATGACCGAGCCGGTCACGCACCTCACGCTGGAGTCCCCGGCCGGACTGATCCGGGTCGAGTGCGAGTGCGCCGACGGCAAGGTGCGGCAGGTGAAGCTGGTCAACCAGCCCGCGTTCGTCTACCACCACTTCGCCGACCTGGACGTGGACGGTCTCGGCCGGGTGACCGTGGACATCGCCTACGGCGGGATGACCTTCGTCTTCGCGGACGCCGAGTCACTCGGCTTCAAGCTCGACGTGAGCGAGGAGGCTGCACTGTGCGAACTCGGACAACGCCTCAAAAGGGCGGCCGTGCGCCAACTGGACGTGAGCCACCCGGAGAACCCGCTGATCCCCGGCATCACCAACACCGTCTTCACCGGCCCGCTCCACCACGAGAGGGACGAGGACGGCACCGAGCTGATCCGCTCCCGGAACGCCACCGTCGTCTCCCCCGGCAGGATCGACCGCTCCCCCTGCGGCACGGGCACCTCCGCCCGCCTCGCCGTCCTGCACGCCAAAGGG
It encodes:
- a CDS encoding proline racemase family protein, with product MRFSRALNVVDAHAEGESGKVVVGGVGKVPGQSLFEKMRYFEEHHDQLRKLLLQEPRGAMWHNANIVLPSNDPRADMGYVILESTEYPVMSGSNTMCVATVLLETGMLPMTEPVTHLTLESPAGLIRVECECADGKVRQVKLVNQPAFVYHHFADLDVDGLGRVTVDIAYGGMTFVFADAESLGFKLDVSEEAALCELGQRLKRAAVRQLDVSHPENPLIPGITNTVFTGPLHHERDEDGTELIRSRNATVVSPGRIDRSPCGTGTSARLAVLHAKGLLQPGQLFRHESLIGSRFDARIESTTTVGPYDAVVPSISGRAWITSFNQLVLDPTDPFQHGFVVGRPWEPEL